One Ostrea edulis chromosome 2, xbOstEdul1.1, whole genome shotgun sequence genomic region harbors:
- the LOC125680608 gene encoding ankyrin repeat and SOCS box protein 7-like, which translates to MGPAMSCLHENQDSLLTAKSRNPSLTKYFSQRDHIEVPTQSELSAVRGNEKSQQRELVKAIESNNVGAVIDLINNYSLDSWGDVSNYVTNNYRVHNPVETACNLGHTEIINIFFENGCSANLPTSSGRLIHTVLKNIQAQKINLEDGRTLIKFMCVQNNCNVNIKDIHHKTPLLYACEIGDKSILDILMSVSDPDILKCKDLPNGFTPLHMSVMKCDLECVTFILEHLPEKSFINIQDNRGRTPLHLSLISMCKNLQYMNEIAFQSSKSTDDLQKEQLRKLQHIQENSIAVTELLLLHGSDPNCQSHGGRISIQSIGKDMPLYLAMSLVAMDQTADFLYGDGTKTSKALQPFLFSSVPNNNLKPSSYSSLVRLLILFGANPKESKELWLAAFQEESSVVPLIDEVFDYIENKDSGPKKLFQLCKQVIRHQLTKSYNLHKVDQLSLPTSMQAYIRFQYL; encoded by the coding sequence ATGGGTCCAGCGATGTCTTGTTTACATGAAAACCAAGATAGTTTACTGACGGCCAAGAGCAGAAATCCTTCGCTGACTAAATACTTCAGCCAACGGGACCACATTGAGGTCCCCACCCAATCCGAGTTATCAGCAGTGCGCGGAAACGAGAAATCCCAACAACGGGAGCTAGTGAAAGCAATAGAAAGTAATAATGTAGGGGCTGTAATAGATCTTATCAATAATTATTCTCTGGATAGCTGGGGTGATGTTTCAAATTACGTCACCAACAACTATAGGGTCCATAACCCCGTGGAAACGGCATGCAATTTGGGCCATACagaaataataaacatattttttgaaaacggATGCAGTGCCAATTTACCGACAAGCTCAGGTCGTTTGATTCATACTGTGTTAAAAAACATACAGGCCCAGAAAATTAACTTGGAAGATGGCCGTACACTCATCAAATTTATGTGTGTTCAGAATAattgtaatgtaaatataaaagataTACACCACAAAACACCTCTACTTTATGCATGTGAAATTGGAGACAAAAGCATCTTAGACATACTGATGTCGGTTTCGGACCCAGACATACTTAAATGCAAAGATCTTCCGAATGGATTCACACCCCTCCACATGTCTGTCATGAAATGTGATTTGGAGTGTGTCACATTCATTCTAGAACATTTACCAGAGAAAAGTTTCATCAATATCCAGGACAACAGGGGTAGAACACCTCTTCATTTATCTTTGATTTCTATGTGCAAAAACCttcaatatatgaatgaaatagcTTTTCAGTCATCGAAGTCCACTGATGATTTACAGAAAGAACAACTTAGAAAACTACAGCACATTCAGGAAAACTCCATTGCTGTTACAGAACTTCTTTTACTGCATGGTAGCGATCCTAATTGTCAATCACATGGAGGAAGAATCTCTATCCAGTCCATTGGAAAAGACATGCCACTATACCTCGCAATGTCATTGGTTGCAATGGACCAAACGGCAGATTTTTTATATGGGGATGGGACAAAAACTTCGAAAGCTCTTCAGCCCTTCTTGTTTTCGTCAGTGCCAAACAATAACCTGAAGCCCTCCTCCTATTCTTCTCTTGTGAGACTTCTGATTCTGTTCGGTGCTAATCCAAAAGAGAGCAAAGAACTTTGGCTAGCTGCCTTCCAGGAAGAGTCCTCTGTTGTTCCTCTGATAGATGAAGTGTTCGATTacattgaaaacaaagattCTGGTCCCAAAAAACTCTTTCAGTTGTGTAAACAAGTCATCAGACACCAACTGACTAAGTCATATAATCTACATAAAGTTGATCAACTTTCATTACCGACCTCCATGCAAGCGTACATTAGATTTCAATATCTATAG